Below is a window of Bacteroidota bacterium DNA.
AACTCCTTTCCATCCAATTTCTTCATTAAACGATTTTTTAGTCCAGTTCTTGATGGCCTCATTTTTAACCGGGATGCCCGGTTTTTTGGGGATAGCCTGCACCATCACATCCTGATACATCAGCTTCTGATCCGGCTGGGGCAGTTCCATACTGATCTTTTTCCCACCGGTGACCTCCACTTCAGACCAGACAATCTTCTTCATGGCAAATTCAGGAGTGATAGACGGAGCCCCGGGATTCCAACCGCTCTGAGTATTCACACTCAGCTCAATGCCTATACGGTCGGCCTCTTTTACAGCATGCTTGTATAACTCCATCCATTGGGGGCTCATGAAAACCGGGCCTGCAGGTGTCTTCAGGGCAACCTGATAATTTGAACTTCCGGCATCAACCAGCGAAGCCCCGCCATAACCCTTGTCTTTCATTTCCTCAAGGTCGCGGGTAATAGATGCTTTGGTTGCCATGCTATTGAGCCACCACCAGTAGCAACGCAATCGTGCTTCTGACGGAGGGTTCGCGAAACCATTTTTAAGTTGAGGATAATTGACCGCCGGATCAGTCAATATGGAATAGTGTTGCGATTGCCCAATTACAAAAAGAGGAATGCAACAAAGTAAGAAGGAAAAAATAAATTTATTCATAGCCGTTATTTGAATTTATGGATTTGCAAAAAAATAAAACTTACAGGATCTTACAGACTTAAGATACAGAAATATAAACCGGAATCAATCTCAATTACCTAAGGTGCTTTTGATCACCCCAGCCAAATCATCCGTTAAAATTTAAAATTTTCGAGTTCGTTTGCATGGATACTAAATTGAGCATTAGGTTTTCATTCTGGAAGCCAGACTTTGCCTGACAAAACTAAACAGTCTTTTTCAAATTTAATAATGTAAGAAAGATAAAAGGCGAAAGTCACCAGGACAATTATAATCATCTGATTTAAAAAACACTTCAAAGTGTACAAAAACAGGGACAACTAAAAAGCTGTCCCTGTTTTTATTAACATTATTTAATTTTCATTATTATCGTTTTGTCCAACCATCATTTTGTTCCAATTTCTGATCTTTATTGGTATCAATGACCGTTTGAGGAATTGGCCATAAATTATAATTAAATGTCAAGGTTGCAGCAGCTTCCGGCCAGTATGCATATTTTTTGATACGGTCGACAGCAATGGTACCGCCCATACGAAGGAGCGTATTCCAGCGGCATTCTTCATAAACCAGTTCGCGGGCACGTTCATCGAGTATCAAATTGAAATTGTCGTCCATATCGGCGGCAGTAACCTGATAAGCACATTGTGCCCTGTTTCTCAACAAATTAATATCAGCGGCAGCCCCGGGTTTATCTCCGCTCCGTTGTTTGGCCTCAGCACGAAGAAGGATGGTTTCCGGCAAACGGATAAAATAATCGTCCCTGAACAAGTTACTCATGTTCTCACCATCAGCAAGCCCGGTGTATTTATCAGTTGCAATCTTGCAGGATACTGGATAACAAAGGCTTCTGTTGACATCATTATTATACAGTATGCTCCAGGGAACAGGTTTCCCGTAATAGCTGTCGGTTTTTACATTGCCATTAAATATTCTGCGTAAAACAATATCCGAATTTCTCATATCAGTTGACCACTTACTTCCATATATGCTATCTCTGGTGTACATGGTCGGTATTATAATAGCAATTCCCCTGCCGCCAACATCTTCCAATGTTCCGGTCAGATGGCCGCTGGAACCGTCACGGAAAACCGGGCCATAGTTACGCGAATAGGCCAATTTTGAATTCCCGTCTCCTGCTTTGTACGCTTTATAATCAATTTGCATGGCCCAAATGCATTCCCTATTTCCATCCTGGTAATTAACATTGTTTTCCTGGAACAAATCCCAGTAAACATTACCCTGGGTTTCTGTCTTGCGGGCCCCATAACGATCGGTCATTAACGAAAAGACGCCTCCGTCAATC
It encodes the following:
- a CDS encoding RagB/SusD family nutrient uptake outer membrane protein, producing MKKINLIYCILLFMPLMGMMSCADEDFLKENPSTFYTVDNAFSTPSQVDQVLLSAYSQLRDIWTAASGANWMFVFRGNGTDMYDVPSIRRSSTFNNYGNINPDNDNFYNIYSTFYQLIGKANLAIYAAQLPNITWASATDKAYALAQARFFRAFAYRNLAELFGGVPIVTEVTTTPRYDFKRATRVETYQFAIDELLAIENDLPLTTSVGGRLVRGAAQHNLCELYLAMGTQLAAEGKNTEAQAAFTQSIAYGNKVIDGGVFSLMTDRYGARKTETQGNVYWDLFQENNVNYQDGNRECIWAMQIDYKAYKAGDGNSKLAYSRNYGPVFRDGSSGHLTGTLEDVGGRGIAIIIPTMYTRDSIYGSKWSTDMRNSDIVLRRIFNGNVKTDSYYGKPVPWSILYNNDVNRSLCYPVSCKIATDKYTGLADGENMSNLFRDDYFIRLPETILLRAEAKQRSGDKPGAAADINLLRNRAQCAYQVTAADMDDNFNLILDERARELVYEECRWNTLLRMGGTIAVDRIKKYAYWPEAAATLTFNYNLWPIPQTVIDTNKDQKLEQNDGWTKR